One window of Salmo salar chromosome ssa11, Ssal_v3.1, whole genome shotgun sequence genomic DNA carries:
- the LOC106563753 gene encoding alpha-2Db adrenergic receptor, with the protein MKITTLIKLRNLPPSPCVSLLGMHEENGEEQTCLSRMDITPTTFAAANSSEDTNGTSAQRPLPHSQSVAVFIVFLVTVIILVTIVGNVLVVVAVFTSRALRAPQNLFLVSLASADILVATLVIPFSLANEIMGYWYFGSTWCAFYLALDVLFCTSSIVHLCAISLDRYWSVTKAVSYNRKRTPKRIKCMITVVWVISAVISFPPLLMTKHNEHECLLNNETWYILSSCLVSFFAPGLIMILVYCKIYKVAKQRASTVFAAKNGTERQPSQSETCFVPRRKFEVESPSSPSLGGHMRKGELDDIDLEESCVADSKPKNCLFAKRGKVEGANTFPKQSCRVSWASNRNAKLSQEQKIRQMSLSKTKLAQMREKRFTFVLAVVMGVFVLCWFPFFFTYSLHAICRDCCPIPDALFNLFFWIGYCNSSVNPIIYTIFNRDFRRSFMKIICQTSHT; encoded by the coding sequence ATGAAAATTACTACTTTGATCAAATTGCGCAATTTGCCACCCTCGCCTTGTGTATCTCTGCTTGGAATGCATGAGGAGAATGGGGAGGAACAGACGTGTCTATCTAGAATGGATATAACCCCAACAACTTTTGCCGCAGCGAACTCATCAGAGGATACTAATGGCACGAGTGCCCAAAGACCTCTGCCTCACTCCCAGAGCGTGGCCGTCTTCATCGTGTTCCTAGTCACCGTTATCATTCTGGTGACAATCGTAGGGAATGTACTTGTTGTGGTGGCCGTTTTCACCAGCCGCGCGCTCCGTGCGCCGCAGAATCTCTTCCTTGTCTCTTTGGCATCAGCAGATATATTAGTGGCCACCTTGGTCATCCCTTTCTCCCTCGCCAATGAGATCATGGGTTACTGGTACTTTGGGAGCACCTGGTGCGCCTTCTACTTGGCCCTTGACGTCCTCTTCTGCACGTCCTCCATTGTGCACCTCTGTGCCATAAGTCTGGACAGGTACTGGTCTGTAACCAAAGCTGTTAGCTACAATCGGAAGAGGACGCCCAAGCGTATTAAGTGTATGATCACCGTGGTCTGGGTCATATCAGCAGTCATCTCTTTTCCACCGTTACTTATGACCAAACACAATGAGCATGAGTGTTTGCTCAACAACGAAACATGGTATATTCTCTCGTCTTGTCTGGTATCATTTTTCGCCCCGGGACTAATCATGATTCTGGTGTATTGTAAAATATATAAAGTGGCCAAGCAGCGCGCATCAACTGTGTTTGCAGCAAAGAACGGGACGGAGAGACAGCCTTCGCAGTCGGAGACGTGCTTTGTGCCCAGGAGGAAGTTTGAGGTGGAGAGCCCCAGCAGCCCCAGTTTAGGTGGCCACATGCGGAAAGGAGAGCTCGATGATATTGACCTGGAGGAGAGCTGCGTCGCCGACAGCAAACCCAAGAACTGTCTCTTCGCCAAGAGAGGGAAAGTGGAGGGCGCAAACACTTTCCCAAAACAGAGTTGCCGGGTGTCATGGGCTTCAAACCGCAACGCGAAGCTCTCTCAGGAGCAAAAGATTAGACAGATGTCACTGTCAAAGACCAAACTGGCGCAGATGCGTGAAAAGCGCTTTACGTTTGTCCTTGCAGTGGTGATGGGGGTGTTTGTACTCTGCTGGTTCCCATTCTTTTTTACATACAGTCTGCACGCAATATGCAGAGATTGTTGCCCAATTCCGGATGCTCTCTTTAATCTGTTTTTCTGGATTggttactgtaacagttcagtgaatCCTATCATTTATACAATATTTAATCGCGATTTTCGGAGATCTTTCATGAAGATCATTTGCCAGACTTCACACACATAg